The DNA segment CGCTCTCCGCGGCGCTCCCGGCCACACGGATTCCAAGCTCTTCAAAGATGTTGACGACGATTGCAACTATCTGATTATCAGCGAATGGTCCGACGATCAAGCGTTTCAGTCATTCATCCAGAGCCAAGCGTTTCGCGACGTCACCAATTGGGGCAAGGAGCAGATCCTCTCGGATCGGCCTCGCCACAAAATTTATAAGCACTAGAGAGGCTGTGAGGCTTGAGGCGACAGGCTGTGAGGTGCGCGGGGGACCGGACGCTTGCGCGTCCTTAGCCTGAGCCTTTTGGCCTTCCGCCTGGAGCCCTTCGACCGCCTCTTGCGGCGGCGTCGGTGGCCATCTATAAACGAAGGTCCGACGTGCAAGCCGAAGTGGCGGAATTGGCAGACGCGCTAGCTTCAGGAGCTAGTTCTCGAAAGGGAGTGCAGGTTCAAGTCCTGTCTTCGGCACTTG comes from the Pirellulales bacterium genome and includes:
- a CDS encoding antibiotic biosynthesis monooxygenase; translated protein: MITVGMNYHVIEGKQADFENKFESVLGALRGAPGHTDSKLFKDVDDDCNYLIISEWSDDQAFQSFIQSQAFRDVTNWGKEQILSDRPRHKIYKH